In Drosophila willistoni isolate 14030-0811.24 chromosome XR unlocalized genomic scaffold, UCI_dwil_1.1 Seg41, whole genome shotgun sequence, the following are encoded in one genomic region:
- the LOC6642936 gene encoding cyclin-dependent kinase 12 isoform X1 yields MHASSAAATALVEYSDVSSEDFSDPEAGELDSDANALNKKPKQSTESSMRFAKNNLEKAKASGAAASGYDGYNRRRAEGTEEEDVTRHESIRLGIEAESSLSNIRDRGETHASASKSSCSKEEIWGRELYMSSDTIDTDELEAEMKRQKRKKQKKDKHKHKSKKKSKKRKKERKRAKSYSSLDSMLDNDMNTLRYTPPTPTMARLNTTRTVSSTLKESSPISPGPGPGTPPARRPPNSNNASYYADSASVTPSPSLQVTVPNKQANNRHRSPRYVATSPRTPPPSQYSAGGARDTRNSRYVQSPLKEDRPSHVHGHGHGLTHGHGAYQPRYSGPGQGDGRKLKRLSPELDRYHHQPSTPPHKRRKFGEGRDRDLSVSVSSFDHGSSSGRQHPAKYDRYSRDRYPRRASRSPSLQHSRNRQSPVGGGANVSGSSSSNMFRHKHKYPSPSPPLPTRSSKRSSGGGTGSSAVDSRYSRSPRTSSRSRYYESSPPTPPGGVPGSQHHHHHRRGGGSTPKLRHRPSSRKRSPSSSSSRSSTSRSPTSRELKNKREEYIKKISETSLFAELVKDRHKRQKALKEIIERQEENSNSNGALTINENSSSVEVEAAHTPQTTDMRSCSGSATTATPNGVLSSGKSDLDINNIPMPNKENDPGANSDVPDTSMITTTITPIKNNQKPKSLTALPMPPGMNAADLVRATATPSPQDISMTTSTTITSSSSSSIIGKAKPEQEKTISSNANKSLLNLPMPPVIPGSEELSGDDDVIDSPEDFDTPSGNANASGTAAGGATRRRPVILNRRDSRNNVRDWGERCVDVFEVIAQIGEGTYGQVYKARDHHTNDMVALKKVRLEHEKEGFPITAVREIKILRQLNHRNIVNLHEIVTDKQDAVEFRKDKGSFYLVFEYMDHDLMGLLESGMVDFNEENNASIMKQLLDGLNYCHKKNFLHRDIKCSNILMNNRGKVKLADFGLARLYNADDRERPYTNKVITLWYRPPELLLGEERYGPSIDVWSCGCILGELFLKRPLFQANAEMAQLETISKICGSPIPAVWPNVIKLPLFHTLKQKKTHRRRLREDFEFMPASALDLLDKMLDLDPDKRITAEDALRSPWLKKINPDEMPTPQLPTWQDCHELWSKKRRRQLREQQESLPPAVITSTKYQHQHHGAAMVGDA; encoded by the exons ATGCATGCCTCATCTGCGGCTGCCACCGCTTTAGTGGAGTATTCCGATGTCAGTTCAGAGGATTTCTCCGATCCAGAGGCAGGCGAACTCGATTCGGATGCTAATGCTctcaacaaaaaaccaaagcaaTCTACAGAATCGTCAATGCGTTTCGCAAAGAACAATTTGGAAAAAGCAAAAGCGTCGGGAGCAGCAGCTAGTGGTTATGATGGCTACAACag AAGGCGTGCGGAGGGAACCGAAGAGGAGGATGTGACAAGACATGAAAGCATAAGGCTGGGCATTGAAGCGGAATCGTCGCTATCGAATATTCGGGACAGAGGCGAGACCCACGCTTCGGCATCGAAAAGTAGTTGCTCAAAGGAAGAAATATGGGGTCGCGAGTTGTATATGTCTAGTGATACTATTGACACTGACGAACTGGAGGCCGAAATGAAACGGCAGAAGCGGAAGAAGCAGAAAAAggacaaacacaaacacaaatcgAAGAAGAAATCGAAAAAACGTAAAAAGGAACGAAAACGAGCGAAATCCTATTCAAGCCTAGATTCCATGTTGGATAACGATATGAATACCTTACGCTACACGCCGCCGACTCCGACGATGGCACGCCTGAATACCACGCGTACGGTTTCCAGTACCCTCAAAGAAAGTAGTCCCATATCGCCGGGCCCAGGACCGGGCACACCGCCAGCTAGGCGTCCTCCCAATAGTAATAATGCCTCCTATTATGCTGATTCGGCGTCGGTGACACCAAGTCCATCGCTGCAGGTGACCGTACCGAATAAGCAGGCAAATAATCGCCATAGATCGCCGCGTTATGTAGCCACCTCACCGCGCACTCCTCCGCCCTCACAGTATAGTGCCGGTGGTGCTCGTGATACGCGAAATTCTCGCTATGTGCAGAGTCCGCTTAAGGAGGATCGTCCCAGTCATGTACATGGTCATGGGCATGGTCTAACTCATGGCCATGGCGCCTATCAGCCGCGCTATTCAGGACCTGGGCAAGGTGACGGACGAAAATTGAAGCGCCTTTCTCCGG AGTTAGACCGTTATCATCACCAGCCAAGTACACCGCCCCACAAACGGCGAAAGTTTGGCGAGGGGCGGGATCGTGATCTCTCCGTGTCAGTAAGCTCTTTTGATCATGGCAGCAGCAGTGGGCGACAACATCCTGCTAAATATGATCGTTATAGCCGAGACCGGTATCCGAGGCGTGCGTCGAGGAGTCCCAGTTTACAGCACTCCCGCAATCGACAATCACCAGTGGGAGGTGGTGCCAATGTATCGGGTAGCAGTAGTTCAAATATGTTCCGGCATAAGCACAAGTATCCTTCCCCCTCGCCGCCCTTGCCGACGAGATCTTCCAAGAGAAGCTCTGGTGGAGGGACTGGTTCTAGTGCGGTTGATTCGCGCTATTCGCGATCTCCTCGAACAAGTTCACGTTCCAGGTACTATGAATCTTCGCCTCCAACGCCACCAGGCGGAGTCCCAGGATcacagcatcatcatcatcatcgacgTGGTGGTGGTTCTACTCCCAAGCTGCGTCATCGTCCCAGTAGCCGTAAACGATCGCCAAGCTCAAGTAGCAGCCGCAGCTCAACCTCGCGATCACCCACTTCAAGGGAATTGAAAAATAAACGCGAGGAGTACATTAAAAAGATTAGCGAGACAAGCCTTTTCGCTGAGCTGGTAAAAGATCGACATAAACGCCAGAAGGCACTCAAGGAGATCATTGAACGGCAAGAAGAGAATAGCAATAGCAACGGGGCACTGACCATTAATGAAAACAGCTCCTCCGTGGAGGTTGAAGCCGCTCACACGCCCCAAACAACAGATATGCGATCGTGCTCCGGTTCGGCTACGACCGCTACACCCAACGGAGTTCTCAGTAGCGGTAAATCGGATTTGGATATTAACAACATTCCAATGCCCAATAAGGAGAATGATCCAGGTGCAAATTCTGATGTGCCAGATACTTCAATGATAACGACGACAATAACGCCTATCAAGAATAACCAAAAACCTAAGAGTCTGACGGCATTGCCCATGCCGCCGGGTATGAATGCTGCCGATCTAGTGAGGGCCACGGCAACGCCATCACCACAGGATATATCCATGACGACCAGCACCACCATCACCAGTAGTagtagcagcagcatcatTGGCAAAGCCAAACCCGAACAGGAAAAGACTATTAGCAGCAATGCTAACAAAAGCCTTCTCAATCTACCAATGCCTCCAGTAATACCGGGCAGCGAGGAACTCAGTGGCGACGATGATGTTATCGACAGTCCCGAAGACTTTGACACGCCCAGTGGCAATGCGAATGCATCTGGCACTGCCGCAGGTGGTGCAACTCGTCGTCGTCCGGTGATACTCAATAGGCGGGACTCTCGTAATAATGTCCGAGATTGGGGTGAGAGGTGTGTAGATGTGTTTGAGGTGATTGCCCAGATTGGCGAGGGTACCTATGGACAG GTATATAAAGCTCGAGATCATCACACAAACGATATGGTCGCTTTGAAAAAAGTGCGACTGGAGCACGAGAAGGAGGGCTTTCCAATTACGGCTGTGCGTGAAATTAAAATCCTGAGGCAATTGAATCATCGCAATATAGTCAATCTGCATGAAATCGTTACGGACAAACAAGATGCTGTCGAGTTTCGCAAAGATAAGGGCTCTTTTTATCTGGTATTCGAATACATGGATCACGATCTAATGGGACTCCTTGAGTCCGGCATGGTCGATTTCAATGAGGAAAATAATGCTAGTATCATGAAGCAGCTATTAGATGGTCTTAATTACTGCCACAAAAAGAACTTTTTGCATCGCGACATAAAATGTTCCAACATTTTAATGAACAATAG GGGCAAAGTGAAACTGGCTGATTTTGGTTTGGCACGTCTTTACAATGCCGACGACCGTGAGAGGCCCTATACGAACAAAGTAATCACACTGTGGTATCGGCCGCCGGAGCTTTTGTTGGGTGAAGAGCGTTACGGTCCGTCAATAGATGTCTGGTCATGCGGTTGCATTTTGGGAGAATTATTCTTGAAGCGTCCGCTTTTTCAAGCTAATGCAGAAATGGCTCAATTGGAGACAATTTCAAAGATCTGCGGTTCACCCATTCCAGCGGTGTGGCCAAATGTAATCAAATTGCCGCTCTTTCATACACTCAAACAGAAGAAAACGCATCGTCGTCGCCTTCGTGAGGATTTCGAGTTTATGCCAGCTTCAGCCCTTGACCTGCTTGATAAAATGTTGGATCTGGATCCGGATAAGCGTATCACAGCCGAGGACGCGCTTCGTTCGCCTTGGTTGAAAAAAATCAATCCCGATGA AATGCCAACGCCTCAATTGCCTACGTGGCAAGACTGCCATGAGCTCTGGAGTAAGAAGCGACGCCGTcagctacgagagcaacaggaATCCTTGCCGCCAGCTGTGATAACTTCAACAAAGTATCAACACCAACATCACGGTGCAGCTATGGTGGGAGATGCCTAG
- the LOC6642936 gene encoding cyclin-dependent kinase 12 isoform X2 has translation MHASSAAATALVEYSDVSSEDFSDPEAGELDSDANALNKKPKQSTESSMRFAKNNLEKAKASGAAASGYDGYNRRAEGTEEEDVTRHESIRLGIEAESSLSNIRDRGETHASASKSSCSKEEIWGRELYMSSDTIDTDELEAEMKRQKRKKQKKDKHKHKSKKKSKKRKKERKRAKSYSSLDSMLDNDMNTLRYTPPTPTMARLNTTRTVSSTLKESSPISPGPGPGTPPARRPPNSNNASYYADSASVTPSPSLQVTVPNKQANNRHRSPRYVATSPRTPPPSQYSAGGARDTRNSRYVQSPLKEDRPSHVHGHGHGLTHGHGAYQPRYSGPGQGDGRKLKRLSPELDRYHHQPSTPPHKRRKFGEGRDRDLSVSVSSFDHGSSSGRQHPAKYDRYSRDRYPRRASRSPSLQHSRNRQSPVGGGANVSGSSSSNMFRHKHKYPSPSPPLPTRSSKRSSGGGTGSSAVDSRYSRSPRTSSRSRYYESSPPTPPGGVPGSQHHHHHRRGGGSTPKLRHRPSSRKRSPSSSSSRSSTSRSPTSRELKNKREEYIKKISETSLFAELVKDRHKRQKALKEIIERQEENSNSNGALTINENSSSVEVEAAHTPQTTDMRSCSGSATTATPNGVLSSGKSDLDINNIPMPNKENDPGANSDVPDTSMITTTITPIKNNQKPKSLTALPMPPGMNAADLVRATATPSPQDISMTTSTTITSSSSSSIIGKAKPEQEKTISSNANKSLLNLPMPPVIPGSEELSGDDDVIDSPEDFDTPSGNANASGTAAGGATRRRPVILNRRDSRNNVRDWGERCVDVFEVIAQIGEGTYGQVYKARDHHTNDMVALKKVRLEHEKEGFPITAVREIKILRQLNHRNIVNLHEIVTDKQDAVEFRKDKGSFYLVFEYMDHDLMGLLESGMVDFNEENNASIMKQLLDGLNYCHKKNFLHRDIKCSNILMNNRGKVKLADFGLARLYNADDRERPYTNKVITLWYRPPELLLGEERYGPSIDVWSCGCILGELFLKRPLFQANAEMAQLETISKICGSPIPAVWPNVIKLPLFHTLKQKKTHRRRLREDFEFMPASALDLLDKMLDLDPDKRITAEDALRSPWLKKINPDEMPTPQLPTWQDCHELWSKKRRRQLREQQESLPPAVITSTKYQHQHHGAAMVGDA, from the exons ATGCATGCCTCATCTGCGGCTGCCACCGCTTTAGTGGAGTATTCCGATGTCAGTTCAGAGGATTTCTCCGATCCAGAGGCAGGCGAACTCGATTCGGATGCTAATGCTctcaacaaaaaaccaaagcaaTCTACAGAATCGTCAATGCGTTTCGCAAAGAACAATTTGGAAAAAGCAAAAGCGTCGGGAGCAGCAGCTAGTGGTTATGATGGCTACAACag GCGTGCGGAGGGAACCGAAGAGGAGGATGTGACAAGACATGAAAGCATAAGGCTGGGCATTGAAGCGGAATCGTCGCTATCGAATATTCGGGACAGAGGCGAGACCCACGCTTCGGCATCGAAAAGTAGTTGCTCAAAGGAAGAAATATGGGGTCGCGAGTTGTATATGTCTAGTGATACTATTGACACTGACGAACTGGAGGCCGAAATGAAACGGCAGAAGCGGAAGAAGCAGAAAAAggacaaacacaaacacaaatcgAAGAAGAAATCGAAAAAACGTAAAAAGGAACGAAAACGAGCGAAATCCTATTCAAGCCTAGATTCCATGTTGGATAACGATATGAATACCTTACGCTACACGCCGCCGACTCCGACGATGGCACGCCTGAATACCACGCGTACGGTTTCCAGTACCCTCAAAGAAAGTAGTCCCATATCGCCGGGCCCAGGACCGGGCACACCGCCAGCTAGGCGTCCTCCCAATAGTAATAATGCCTCCTATTATGCTGATTCGGCGTCGGTGACACCAAGTCCATCGCTGCAGGTGACCGTACCGAATAAGCAGGCAAATAATCGCCATAGATCGCCGCGTTATGTAGCCACCTCACCGCGCACTCCTCCGCCCTCACAGTATAGTGCCGGTGGTGCTCGTGATACGCGAAATTCTCGCTATGTGCAGAGTCCGCTTAAGGAGGATCGTCCCAGTCATGTACATGGTCATGGGCATGGTCTAACTCATGGCCATGGCGCCTATCAGCCGCGCTATTCAGGACCTGGGCAAGGTGACGGACGAAAATTGAAGCGCCTTTCTCCGG AGTTAGACCGTTATCATCACCAGCCAAGTACACCGCCCCACAAACGGCGAAAGTTTGGCGAGGGGCGGGATCGTGATCTCTCCGTGTCAGTAAGCTCTTTTGATCATGGCAGCAGCAGTGGGCGACAACATCCTGCTAAATATGATCGTTATAGCCGAGACCGGTATCCGAGGCGTGCGTCGAGGAGTCCCAGTTTACAGCACTCCCGCAATCGACAATCACCAGTGGGAGGTGGTGCCAATGTATCGGGTAGCAGTAGTTCAAATATGTTCCGGCATAAGCACAAGTATCCTTCCCCCTCGCCGCCCTTGCCGACGAGATCTTCCAAGAGAAGCTCTGGTGGAGGGACTGGTTCTAGTGCGGTTGATTCGCGCTATTCGCGATCTCCTCGAACAAGTTCACGTTCCAGGTACTATGAATCTTCGCCTCCAACGCCACCAGGCGGAGTCCCAGGATcacagcatcatcatcatcatcgacgTGGTGGTGGTTCTACTCCCAAGCTGCGTCATCGTCCCAGTAGCCGTAAACGATCGCCAAGCTCAAGTAGCAGCCGCAGCTCAACCTCGCGATCACCCACTTCAAGGGAATTGAAAAATAAACGCGAGGAGTACATTAAAAAGATTAGCGAGACAAGCCTTTTCGCTGAGCTGGTAAAAGATCGACATAAACGCCAGAAGGCACTCAAGGAGATCATTGAACGGCAAGAAGAGAATAGCAATAGCAACGGGGCACTGACCATTAATGAAAACAGCTCCTCCGTGGAGGTTGAAGCCGCTCACACGCCCCAAACAACAGATATGCGATCGTGCTCCGGTTCGGCTACGACCGCTACACCCAACGGAGTTCTCAGTAGCGGTAAATCGGATTTGGATATTAACAACATTCCAATGCCCAATAAGGAGAATGATCCAGGTGCAAATTCTGATGTGCCAGATACTTCAATGATAACGACGACAATAACGCCTATCAAGAATAACCAAAAACCTAAGAGTCTGACGGCATTGCCCATGCCGCCGGGTATGAATGCTGCCGATCTAGTGAGGGCCACGGCAACGCCATCACCACAGGATATATCCATGACGACCAGCACCACCATCACCAGTAGTagtagcagcagcatcatTGGCAAAGCCAAACCCGAACAGGAAAAGACTATTAGCAGCAATGCTAACAAAAGCCTTCTCAATCTACCAATGCCTCCAGTAATACCGGGCAGCGAGGAACTCAGTGGCGACGATGATGTTATCGACAGTCCCGAAGACTTTGACACGCCCAGTGGCAATGCGAATGCATCTGGCACTGCCGCAGGTGGTGCAACTCGTCGTCGTCCGGTGATACTCAATAGGCGGGACTCTCGTAATAATGTCCGAGATTGGGGTGAGAGGTGTGTAGATGTGTTTGAGGTGATTGCCCAGATTGGCGAGGGTACCTATGGACAG GTATATAAAGCTCGAGATCATCACACAAACGATATGGTCGCTTTGAAAAAAGTGCGACTGGAGCACGAGAAGGAGGGCTTTCCAATTACGGCTGTGCGTGAAATTAAAATCCTGAGGCAATTGAATCATCGCAATATAGTCAATCTGCATGAAATCGTTACGGACAAACAAGATGCTGTCGAGTTTCGCAAAGATAAGGGCTCTTTTTATCTGGTATTCGAATACATGGATCACGATCTAATGGGACTCCTTGAGTCCGGCATGGTCGATTTCAATGAGGAAAATAATGCTAGTATCATGAAGCAGCTATTAGATGGTCTTAATTACTGCCACAAAAAGAACTTTTTGCATCGCGACATAAAATGTTCCAACATTTTAATGAACAATAG GGGCAAAGTGAAACTGGCTGATTTTGGTTTGGCACGTCTTTACAATGCCGACGACCGTGAGAGGCCCTATACGAACAAAGTAATCACACTGTGGTATCGGCCGCCGGAGCTTTTGTTGGGTGAAGAGCGTTACGGTCCGTCAATAGATGTCTGGTCATGCGGTTGCATTTTGGGAGAATTATTCTTGAAGCGTCCGCTTTTTCAAGCTAATGCAGAAATGGCTCAATTGGAGACAATTTCAAAGATCTGCGGTTCACCCATTCCAGCGGTGTGGCCAAATGTAATCAAATTGCCGCTCTTTCATACACTCAAACAGAAGAAAACGCATCGTCGTCGCCTTCGTGAGGATTTCGAGTTTATGCCAGCTTCAGCCCTTGACCTGCTTGATAAAATGTTGGATCTGGATCCGGATAAGCGTATCACAGCCGAGGACGCGCTTCGTTCGCCTTGGTTGAAAAAAATCAATCCCGATGA AATGCCAACGCCTCAATTGCCTACGTGGCAAGACTGCCATGAGCTCTGGAGTAAGAAGCGACGCCGTcagctacgagagcaacaggaATCCTTGCCGCCAGCTGTGATAACTTCAACAAAGTATCAACACCAACATCACGGTGCAGCTATGGTGGGAGATGCCTAG